From the Pirellulales bacterium genome, the window AGACATGGTTTACTTCTCCTGGCCGTGTGGGGCGCTGAGGCTTAATGTCTAACGTCTAATGTCTAATGACTGAATCCCGGCGCGCCGGGGAATGAATGACCAATGTCCAAATCCCAATGACCAATACGGGCACCTACGTTTTTCCTTCTCCCATTGGTCATTGGTGCTTGGTTATTCGTCATTTGTTCCCTAGTGGTTCAAAATAAATTCGCCGCTATTTAGTGTTACCCAAAAAACATCTTGCAGAGCGCCGACGGGGTCGCCTTTGCGAGCCGCCAGCAGCTTGTTGGCCCAATTGATTTCTTCCGGCGTGGGACGCCGGGCCAGCGTGGCCATGAACAGCCGGTTGATGCGATCGGCATTGTTCAATTTGGCGTCGCCTGCCAGTTGATCGAGAAAATCGCCCTGGCTGGTGCTGGTGGCGCGGCGAATTAAATCGCTGTTGAACATCATCAACGTTTGCGGAATGGTGCCGTTGAAGGTGGTGGAGTCGGCGCCGTCGTCGGTGCCGAACGTAATGGTGAATTGCCGCAGCCATTGATTTTTGGTCCGTTCCTGCTCCTCGGAACTGCGGAGCGTGTTGTCGGCGGCGGTGGCCACCAGCAGCGATTCGTACAATTGCTCCGGTTGCATCTGCCGCAGATAGAAATGGCTGAACATGGGCTTTTCGCCCTTGGTTGGATCGTCCTTTTCGTTGTGCCCCTTCACCATTTTGCTCGACAGGCCGTACGGCTCGCTAAGCACAATCCAGCGAATCAACTGCTTCAAATCGCGGCTATGCGCGCCGAAATCGACGGCCAGCTTGGCCAGCAACTCCGGATGCGAAGGCGGATTGTGCGGACCCATATCGTCCACGGGCTTGGTAAAGCCGTAGCCCAGAAAGTGCCCCCACATGCGGTTAACAATGGCCTGATCCAGGAACGGCGACGCTTTGACGAGCTTGGCCAATTCCGTTCGCCGGTTCACTTTGGCCAGCCGGCCGTCAGGATTGATTTCGGTGCCGTCGACAAACACCGGATAGGCCGATTTCAACTGCCCGTTGCGAAGCTCGTAAAACAAAATGGCCTGGGAGGGGTCGGTTGCGCCGTGGGCATCTGGTTCGCCGTTGAAATCGCGGCTGACCAGCTCGGCCACGGGCTCCGGGGTACGGCGCGGGCTTTCACGCACGGCCTTGGTTTGGCGGAAGAAGGCGTTCAATTCCCAAAACTGGTTTTGCTTCCAATCGTTGAACGGATGATTGTGGCACTGCGTGCACTGCACTTGCAGGCCCAAAAACACGCGGGCGGTTTTGGCCGTGGCGTTCACGCCGTTGTCGTCGAGGTTGCCGATGAGGAAGTTCACTTCACCGCGGAAATCTTCTTCGCCCGGCTTGTTGCTGCCGTCGGCGGTAATCAGATCGGTCACCATTTGATCGTACGGCGTATTGCGGGCGAAGGCATCGCGCAGATATTTTTGCATCCCTTCGCGATCGACCAGCGACTTCCGATCGGGCATCGCCGGCGGCCGCCCAATGAGAATGGTGGTCCACACGTTGCTCCAGTTGTTGGCGTACTCTTCCACGTAGTCGTCGGAGAGGAGCTTATTCACCAAGTGCTGTTTTTTGTCGGGCGAGTGGTCGCGCAAATACGCTTCTACTTCGTCGACGTTGGGAATGCGGCCCAGCACGTCCAAAAACAGGCGGCGGCACCATTCGCCGTCGGTGGCCGGCTGCGACGGCAGGAGGCCCTGCGCTTGCCAGCCCTGGTGAATGTAGTCGTTGATGTAGCGAACTTGTTCGTCGGCGGAGGCCTTCGACGAAGCGCTGTCGGAGGGCGCAGTGGAATTGGACGTTAAACTTGCGGGCCGAGAAGGCGCGGTGGAAGAGATTTCTTCGGCCGACAAACGGTAGACCGCCGCCAGTAGAAAAACAAATGA encodes:
- a CDS encoding DUF1549 domain-containing protein, with amino-acid sequence MKAAARFGSFVFLLAAVYRLSAEEISSTAPSRPASLTSNSTAPSDSASSKASADEQVRYINDYIHQGWQAQGLLPSQPATDGEWCRRLFLDVLGRIPNVDEVEAYLRDHSPDKKQHLVNKLLSDDYVEEYANNWSNVWTTILIGRPPAMPDRKSLVDREGMQKYLRDAFARNTPYDQMVTDLITADGSNKPGEEDFRGEVNFLIGNLDDNGVNATAKTARVFLGLQVQCTQCHNHPFNDWKQNQFWELNAFFRQTKAVRESPRRTPEPVAELVSRDFNGEPDAHGATDPSQAILFYELRNGQLKSAYPVFVDGTEINPDGRLAKVNRRTELAKLVKASPFLDQAIVNRMWGHFLGYGFTKPVDDMGPHNPPSHPELLAKLAVDFGAHSRDLKQLIRWIVLSEPYGLSSKMVKGHNEKDDPTKGEKPMFSHFYLRQMQPEQLYESLLVATAADNTLRSSEEQERTKNQWLRQFTITFGTDDGADSTTFNGTIPQTLMMFNSDLIRRATSTSQGDFLDQLAGDAKLNNADRINRLFMATLARRPTPEEINWANKLLAARKGDPVGALQDVFWVTLNSGEFILNH